From the genome of Anopheles moucheti chromosome 3, idAnoMoucSN_F20_07, whole genome shotgun sequence, one region includes:
- the LOC128301405 gene encoding uncharacterized protein LOC128301405, giving the protein MVVLASTKTKHLSSTTTTTYRQRSTTIKKRYRDSYRVMGGFEQRPWTPTKRRGPIAAEHRGPGPQYLLPQLLGTKVVDSKRQAAPAYSFGQRHKPRTESFSPGPLYNITGLGCKGKDAPPAYCLQSRPKEIPKYLTPAPGEYNIEKADKMLVKSAPKYTFGVKKPPNPTSQTPAPGDYKPERVTFDSTPKFSFGIKTESKIRNNTPAPGTYSPEKVLKDKSPKYSFGLKVIPEKIEETPAPGAYQPEKALALDKKPAYSFGLKTIVEKPNNTPAPGAYEPEKVKINNTPSYSFGIRSAIEKPNSNPAPGAYEPEKARKLIDSSPAFAFGMRINHDKPNNTPGPSAYQVEKVNLDHQPAYSFGLRTNVAKPNVTPAPGAYCPEKANQDSTPKYSFGIRPTIDKPDNIPAPGAYSPEKAKVDSSPAYSFGVRSKPEKPSANPGPGAYDADKMVDGKSPAYSFGLRPEVGKPNNMPGPGAYNADRVDHATPAYSFGVKTNTDKVERIPGPGAYDADKAMDKSSPAYSFGVKTNAQKPSVVPGPGAYDADKQDNSSPAYSFGVKTNVDKPSVIPGPGAYDADKMVDKTSPAYSFGARTNVDKPSIVPGPGAYDSDKVHDKSAPAYSFGVKTNLEKPNAIPGPGAYDADKVNDKTTPAYSFGVKHNLDKPNAIPGPGAYDADKVIDKSSPAYSFGVKTNVEKPNAIPGPGAYDADKVIDKSTPSYSFGVKPNVERPNVIPGPGAYDADKMNDTFSPAYSFGVKTNVEKPSTIPGPGAYDADKVIDKSSPAFTFGVKPNIDKPNVIPGPGAYDADKVTDKSCPAYSFGIRTNVEKPNIIPGPGAYDADKVIERSCPAYSFGIKTNVEKPSAIPGPGAYDTDKVQDSNTPAYTFGVKPQTTKVNPTPAPGAYSPEKYVCHHPAFTFGVKPHIDKIDIIPAPGAYNPEAVKLDNSPAYTFGVKPVIDKVDMTPAPGTYSVEKVKLDHSPAYPFGMKVHREKPNNVPAPGTYNPDKVKLDHSPAYSFGIKHKGETLRDTPAPSAYQPEKCKTDCSPAYSFGVKVNHETITHDGPVVTSDESAAVAAMKAMVISNGSATVANRSETRNISNTSSTSTSAVQNGHNGEATFTTVTTTRTSGGSMKMVRERKTTTEERSSGTVEAIGEGLVPNCIAGVKQLANVQHQRMVCTGHFRA; this is encoded by the exons gtACGAAAGTGGTAGACTCGAAACGGCAAGCCGCACCCGCCTACAGCTTCGGCCAGCGACACAAACCGCGCACGGAATCGTTCAGCCCGGGGCCGCTCTACAACATCACCGGGCTCGGCTGCAAGGGAAAGGATGCTCCACCGGCCTACTGCCTGCAGAGTCGCCCGAAGGAGATACCCAAATATCTAACACCGGCACCGGGTGAATACAACATCGAAAAGGCGGACAAAATGCTGGTGAAATCCGCCCCGAAGTACACGTTCGGCGTGAAGAAGCCGCCAAATCCGACCAGCCAAACACCAG CTCCCGGAGACTATAAGCCAGAACGCGTCACCTTTGATAGCACCCCGAAGTTTTCGTTTGGCATCAAAACCGAGAGTAAGATACGCAACAACACACCAG CACCCGGTACCTATTCGCCGGAGAAAGTATTGAAAGACAAATCACCAAAGTATAGCTTTGGATTGAAAGTAATACCGGAAAAGATTGAAGAAACGCCGG CACCCGGTGCCTACCAACCGGAAAAAGCACTTGCGTTGGATAAGAAACCGGCGTACAGCTTTGGGCTGAAGACGATCGTCGAGAAACCGAACAACACACCGGCCCCGGGAGCTTACGAGCCGGAGAAGGTGAAGATAAACAACACGCCATCGTACAGCTTCGGCATCCGGTCCGCGATCGAAAAGCCGAACTCCAACCCTG CACCGGGCGCATACGAGCCGGAAAAGGCCAGGAAGCTGATCGATAGCTCACCCGCATTTGCATTCGGCATGCGTATCAATCATGACAAGCCCAACAACACGCCCGGACCATCCGCATATCAGGTGGAGAAGGTGAACCTAGATCACCAGCCGGCCTACAGCTTCGGGTTGCGCACGAACGTGGCCAAGCCGAACGTTACGCCGGCCCCGGGGGCCTACTGCCCGGAGAAGGCGAACCAAGATTCTACCCCGAAGTACAGCTTTGGCATCCGACCGACAATCGACAAACCGGACAATATACCCGCTCCTGGAGCGTATTCTCCCGAGAAGGCCAAAGTAGATAGTAGTCCAGCGTACAGCTTCGGTGTGCGCTCCAAACCAGAGAAACCAAGTGCCAATCCCGGTCCGGGAGCGTACgatgcggacaagatggtggatgggAAGTCACCGGCGTATTCGTTTGGATTGCGGCCAGAGGTTGGCAAACCGAACAACATGCCCGGCCCGGGAGCATATAATGCGGATCGCGTTGATCATGCTACGCCGGCGTATTCGTTCGGTGTCAAGACTAACACGGACAAGGTGGAACGAATCCCTGGACCTGGTGCGTATGATGCGGACAAGGCGATGGATAAATCTTCCCCGGCATACTCTTTCGGGGTGAAAACGAACGCACAGAAGCCGAGTGTAGTGCCCGGACCGGGTGCTTACGATGCAGACAAGCAAGACAATTCATCTCCAGCCTATTCGTTTGGTGTGAAGACTAATGTAGATAAGCCAAGCGTAATACCCGGACCGGGGGCGTACgatgcggacaagatggttgacaaaaCGTCACCAGCGTACTCGTTCGGTGCCAGAACAAACGTGGATAAGCCCAGCATAGTTCCGGGACCGGGAGCATATGATTCGGATAAAGTGCACGACAAATCAGCTCCGGCGTATTCGTTCGGCGTTAAGACGAACTTGGAGAAACCGAACGCAATTCCCGGTCCAGGAGCGTACGATGCGGATAAAGTGAATGATAAAACTACACCAGCGTACTCCTTCGGCGTCAAGCACAACCTGGACAAACCGAATGCAATTCCAGGACCTGGAGCTTATGATGCGGATAAAGTGATCGACAAGTCTTCCCCGGCATACTCTTTCGGTGTAAAGACGAACGTGGAAAAGCCCAACGCAATTCCCGGCCCAGGCGCCTATGACGCCGACAAAGTGATCGATAAATCAACTCCATCCTATTCCTTTGGGGTGAAGCCTAACGTAGAGAGGCCGAATGTAATTCCCGGCCCAGGCGCCTATGATGCGGATAAAATGAATGATACGTTCTCACCTGCATATTCGTTCGGTGTTAAAACGAACGTCGAAAAGCCCAGCACCATTCCGGGGCCGGGTGCATACGATGCGGATAAAGTGATCGACAAGTCTTCCCCAGCATTTACTTTTGGCGTTAAGCCAAACATCGATAAGCCCAATGTTATTCCCGGCCCGGGTGCGTATGACGCGGACAAGGTCACGGACAAGTCCTGTCCGGCATATTCGTTCGGCATTAGGACGAACGTTGAGAAGCCCAACATTATACCCGGACCGGGTGCGTATGATGCGGACAAAGTCATCGAACGATCCTGTCCAGCGTACTCGTTCGGTATCAAGACAAATGTAGAGAAGCCTAGTGCCATACCCGGCCCGGGAGCGTACGACACCGACAAGGTGCAGGATTCAAATACACCGGCCTATACCTTTGGCGTGAAGCCTCAGACGACGAAGGTGAACCCAACGCCTGCCCCAGGTGCATACTCACCAGAGAAGTACGTCTGTCACCATCCAGCCTTTACGTTCGGTGTGAAGCCACATATCGACAAGATCGATATTATTCCAGCTCCTGGAGCTTATAATCCAGAAGCAGTCAAGTTGGACAACAGCCCAGCCTACACGTTCGGTGTGAAACCGGTTATTGATAAAGTTGATATGACACCGGCGCCGGGCACGTACTCGGTGGAAAAGGTTAAACTGGATCATTCGCCAGCATATCCGTTTGGAATGAAGGTTCACCGTGAGAAGCCGAATAATGTACCAG CTCCTGGTACCTACAATCCTGATAAAGTTAAGCTGGACCACTCACCAGCGTACAGTTTTGGCATTAAGCATAAAGGTGAAACGCTAAGAGATACACCGG CACCATCGGCATATCAACCGGAAAAGTGTAAAACCGACTGTTCCCCAGCGTACAGCTTCGGCGTGAAGGTAAATCACGAAACGATCACTCACGACGGTCCAG TTGTGACCAGTGATGAATCGGCAGCGGTTGCTGCTATGAAAGCGATGGTGATCAGCAATGGCAGCGCGACCGTTGCCAATCGTAGCGAAACTAGGAACATCTCCAACACCTCCAGCACCAGTACCAGCGCGGTACAGAACGGTCACAATGGAGAGGCCACGTTCACGACCGTCACAACCACGAGAACATCTGGCGGTTCGATGAAGATGGTCCGCGAGCGGAAGACCACTACCGAGGAACGCTCGTCGGGCACGGTTGAGGCGATCGGCGAAGGGCTTGTACCGAACTGTATTGCAGGCGTCAAGCAGCTTGCCAACGTTCAGCATCAGCGCATGGTGTGCACCGGTCATTTCAGGGCCTAA